In the Chroococcidiopsis sp. SAG 2025 genome, one interval contains:
- a CDS encoding DAHL domain-containing protein, which yields MLTSRLLRLRKFTSALSDYLLPTGAIILFLLLWMKSQAIDPNRHNRYISNLLRIQELDARINQNVLQARLGLLPYYDPIVHELAKLKRIQADLQQIPAFIDAGERQSINRAIKLHIQLYQDKESQIEQFKSQIAILRNSESYFPVSVNSLLQNQTIDPTLAALLNQLLQDVLLFNLTTSQELKPQIEGTISQILAVSRPTAQRADVERAIAHARIILTRRPQGDRLVNNILSLPTGDRGEDIAQTYYNAYQQALDTASLNRLALYLLSTLLVIGIATSIIWKLRTSAIAVQQSEAKLRAIFENSLFGIFRVRLEDGLILAANQRCANMLGHESPAEIVGHKRTIDFYVDPSQRQHMLEIVQQQGEINNFEQQFRRQDGTTFWGLFSARLNVAEGCLEGAIADISDRHQAEAALQASEAELQVMFAAMTDTVIVFDAEGRYLKYIPKQSLAYKPRVQRIGKTVHDILPKETADLYLDAIQRTLYLQQQSGDLGECWQKSINVEYYLPIQGKKTWFSASVSILSQNTVLWVARDISDRKAAEATLAQAKEAAEVANHAKTQFLSHMSHELRTPLSVILGFTQLLTRSNSLDPKQQEYLDTISRSSEHLLTLINDVLEMSKIEADRITLNEQDFNLHHLLDGLQQMFQFKATSKGLEFTVERSPNLPECIRTDESKLRQVLVNLIGNAIKFTQAGSVTLRVSLGSRESGVGNREEANSTPCSLHRSAPCSLQFVVEDTGVGIAPAEIDRLFDPFVQAEAGISSQEGTGLGLPISRKFVQLMGGNITVESRLGEGSCFEFYIQAENTAADVIPSPTTSRQVIGLAAGQPAYRILIVEDKPSNRQLLLELLQPVGFDVREAENGREAIAIWQSWQPHLIWMDLRMPVMDGYAATKQIKSAPDAPIIIVLTGSAFEEERQIAVATGCDDFIRKPFRAEVLFEKMTEYLGVQYIYKEEEQRKAIDSTRNLHASSLQVMPVEWIEQLRQAAICVNAKLLHQLIAQIPPESASLAQAIAHLVDNFQFEEIVNLTSAFCH from the coding sequence ATGTTGACTTCACGCCTGCTGCGTTTGAGAAAATTCACTTCTGCCCTGAGTGACTATTTGTTGCCAACGGGTGCAATCATCTTATTTTTACTGCTGTGGATGAAGTCACAGGCGATCGATCCCAATCGACACAATCGCTACATTAGTAATTTACTACGAATTCAAGAACTCGATGCGCGGATAAATCAAAATGTCTTGCAAGCACGGTTGGGATTGCTGCCGTACTACGATCCAATCGTGCATGAATTGGCAAAACTAAAACGAATCCAAGCAGATTTACAACAAATTCCGGCGTTTATTGATGCAGGCGAACGACAGTCAATCAATCGCGCTATTAAACTACATATTCAACTCTATCAGGACAAGGAAAGCCAGATCGAACAGTTTAAGTCTCAAATAGCTATTTTGCGTAATTCTGAATCATATTTCCCTGTTTCTGTCAATAGTTTGCTCCAGAATCAGACGATCGATCCAACTTTAGCAGCTCTTCTGAATCAATTATTACAGGACGTACTGTTATTCAACCTCACCACCAGCCAAGAATTAAAACCACAGATTGAAGGTACAATTTCTCAAATTCTTGCTGTATCTCGCCCTACAGCTCAACGTGCGGATGTAGAACGAGCGATCGCCCATGCGCGAATCATCTTAACGCGCCGTCCCCAAGGAGATCGCTTAGTAAATAACATATTGTCGCTACCGACTGGCGATCGCGGTGAAGACATTGCCCAAACTTACTACAACGCCTATCAACAAGCACTCGATACTGCAAGTCTGAATCGACTGGCACTTTATTTACTCTCTACATTACTAGTCATTGGAATTGCCACTTCAATTATTTGGAAACTCCGCACCTCTGCGATCGCTGTACAACAAAGCGAAGCAAAATTACGGGCAATTTTTGAGAACTCCCTGTTCGGTATTTTTCGCGTGCGGCTGGAAGATGGCTTAATTTTGGCTGCCAACCAGCGATGTGCAAATATGTTAGGGCATGAATCGCCAGCAGAAATCGTCGGACATAAGCGCACTATCGATTTTTATGTCGATCCCAGCCAACGTCAGCACATGCTCGAAATCGTGCAACAGCAAGGCGAAATTAACAACTTCGAGCAGCAATTTCGCCGACAAGACGGAACGACATTCTGGGGGTTATTTTCGGCACGGTTAAACGTTGCAGAAGGATGTTTGGAAGGCGCGATCGCCGATATTAGCGATCGTCATCAAGCAGAAGCGGCGCTACAAGCTTCGGAAGCAGAACTGCAAGTCATGTTTGCTGCTATGACAGATACCGTAATTGTATTTGATGCTGAGGGGCGTTACTTAAAATATATTCCTAAACAATCCTTGGCTTACAAACCCCGCGTGCAACGGATTGGCAAAACCGTGCACGACATTTTACCTAAAGAAACGGCAGATTTGTATCTTGACGCTATTCAACGCACGCTGTATTTACAACAGCAGTCTGGCGATCTGGGGGAGTGCTGGCAAAAAAGTATTAACGTTGAATACTACTTACCTATCCAAGGTAAAAAAACTTGGTTTTCCGCTAGTGTCTCTATTCTTTCTCAGAATACAGTCCTTTGGGTAGCCCGCGATATTAGCGATCGCAAAGCTGCTGAAGCTACCCTAGCGCAGGCAAAAGAAGCCGCAGAAGTCGCAAATCATGCCAAAACTCAGTTTCTCTCGCACATGAGCCACGAATTACGCACTCCTTTAAGCGTAATTTTAGGCTTTACGCAACTCCTGACTCGCAGCAATAGCCTCGATCCCAAACAACAGGAATATCTCGATACGATTAGTCGCAGCAGCGAACACCTCCTCACCTTAATTAATGACGTGCTGGAAATGTCCAAAATTGAAGCAGACAGAATTACGCTCAACGAGCAAGATTTCAACCTGCATCATTTGCTGGATGGATTGCAACAAATGTTTCAATTTAAAGCGACATCCAAAGGATTAGAATTCACCGTCGAGCGATCGCCCAATCTACCCGAATGCATCCGCACCGACGAAAGTAAACTGCGTCAGGTTTTAGTTAATCTAATTGGCAACGCGATTAAATTTACTCAGGCTGGAAGTGTAACTCTGCGCGTTAGTTTGGGGAGTCGGGAGTCGGGAGTCGGGAATCGGGAAGAAGCTAACTCTACTCCCTGCTCCCTGCACCGAAGCGCTCCCTGCTCCCTCCAATTTGTAGTTGAAGACACTGGAGTCGGAATCGCTCCAGCAGAAATCGATCGCCTTTTCGATCCGTTCGTGCAAGCGGAAGCGGGTATTAGTTCTCAGGAGGGAACGGGGTTGGGGTTGCCGATTAGTCGCAAATTCGTGCAATTGATGGGTGGAAATATTACGGTGGAAAGCCGTTTGGGTGAGGGAAGTTGCTTTGAGTTTTATATTCAAGCAGAGAATACCGCAGCCGATGTCATTCCATCACCAACAACCTCCAGACAAGTTATCGGGTTAGCTGCGGGGCAGCCTGCATATCGGATTTTGATTGTGGAGGATAAACCCAGCAATCGACAGTTGTTATTAGAACTACTTCAACCTGTAGGGTTTGACGTGCGAGAAGCAGAGAACGGACGAGAGGCGATCGCAATTTGGCAAAGTTGGCAACCGCACCTAATCTGGATGGATCTGCGAATGCCTGTCATGGATGGATACGCAGCCACCAAACAAATCAAATCAGCCCCAGATGCTCCCATTATCATTGTCTTAACTGGTAGTGCTTTTGAGGAAGAGCGCCAAATTGCCGTTGCTACTGGCTGCGATGACTTTATCCGCAAGCCCTTCCGTGCCGAAGTCCTATTTGAGAAAATGACTGAATATCTTGGCGTGCAATATATTTACAAGGAGGAAGAACAGAGAAAAGCAATCGATTCAACCCGCAATCTTCATGCTTCATCCTTACAAGTCATGCCTGTTGAATGGATCGAACAATTGCGTCAAGCGGCGATTTGCGTTAATGCTAAGTTATTGCATCAATTAATTGCCCAAATTCCCCCAGAGAGCGCATCTTTAGCCCAGGCGATCGCGCATTTAGTCGATAATTTTCAGTTTGAAGAAATTGTGAATTTAACGAGTGCCTTCTGTCACTAG